One window of the Zea mays cultivar B73 chromosome 3, Zm-B73-REFERENCE-NAM-5.0, whole genome shotgun sequence genome contains the following:
- the LOC103649622 gene encoding putative transcription factor bHLH041, giving the protein MDMDSSSSWLHGYATTNGFMCGGYAASPAEVQCVEDEQQQFLISSQIQHHLNQISMRMNMDDEAAAAVDMHDLLEDLDDPRRAGAGACSFPSSSSSSSLSLSLPASASLSCSPESSSPPHILGAATAPASGGCNQQYPEVSSHVPLVPPPPTVLASYSNLHAPAAAPEETSPAARPTGGAFKHYARHLGPTRTTPTKPGTCGQRMFKTAMSVLSKMHVAARYSQQQYYYEAAAAEVAPPPSVNQLQHMFSERKRREKLNDSFHALKAVLPPGAKKDKTSILIRAREYVRSLEARVAELEEKNKSLESRLAKDGSGCGDDHDSGSTTKVQVEISRAAANEELCTLKIAVIRSPSPCNMTDVVVRTLQCLKEQIGDGVSLVAMSTSGGGGGGAGPTTTTTGGKKGSPGDVLTLQIKSPGGTDWEEEPVKDAVAKVVADALTTTPRPPPAAAAAATTVSSCFGEASQLTTSS; this is encoded by the exons ATGGACATGGATAGCAGCAGCAGCTGGCTCCATGGCTACGCCACCACCAACGGCTTCATGTGCGGCGGCTACGCTGCTAGCCCTGCGGAGGTGCAGTGCGTGGAGGACGAGCAGCAGCAGTTCCTCATCAGCTCGCAGATTCAGCACCACCTCAACCAG ATCAGCATGCGCATGAACATGGACGACGAAGCAGCGGCGGCAGTCGACATGCACGATCTCCTCGAGGACCTCGACGACCCGCgccgcgccggcgccggcgcctgcAGCTTCCcttcgtcgtcctcctcctcctcgctctcgctctcgctgCCCGCGTCCGCCTCCCTCTCCTGCAGCCCGGAGAGCTCCTCGCCGCCGCACATCCTCGGCGCCGCCACGGCGCCGGCCAGCGGCGGCTGCAACCAGCAGTACCCGGAGGTCTCCTCGCACGTGCCACTAGTACCACCGCCGCCTACCGTGCTGGCATCTTACAGCAACCTTCACGCGCCGGCGGCTGCTCCGGAGGAGACGTCGCCGGCGGCCAGACCCACCGGTGGCGCGTTCAAGCACTACGCGCGGCACCTCGGCCCCACGAGGACGACGCCTACTAAGCCCGGCACGTGTGGGCAGAGGATGTTCAAGACGGCCATGTCGGTGCTGTCCAAGATGCACGTGGCGGCCAGGTACAGCCAGCAGCAGTACTACTAtgaggcggcggcggccgaggtgGCACCGCCGCCGTCGGTGAACCAGCTGCAGCACATGTTTTCGGAGCGCAAGCGGCGGGAGAAGCTCAACGATAGCTTCCACGCCCTCAAGGCCGTCCTCCCGCCTGGCGCCAAA AAGGACAAGACGTCGATACTGATCAGGGCAAGGGAGTACGTGAGGTCGCTGGAGGCCAGGGTGGCCGAGCTGGAGGAGAAGAACAAGTCGCTGGAGTCGAGGCTGGCCAAGGACGGCAGCGGCTGCGGCGACGACCACGACTCCGGCAGCACGACCAAGGTGCAGGTCGAGATAAGCAGGGCGGCGGCGAACGAAGAGCTCTGCACGCTGAAGATAGCGGTGATCAGGTCGCCGTCGCCGTGCAACATGACGGACGTGGTGGTCCGGACGCTGCAGTGCCTGAAAGAGCAGATCGGCGATGGCGTCAGCCTGGTGGCAATGAGcaccagcggcggcggcggcggcggcgctgggccaacgacgacgacgaccggAGGGAAGAAGGGCTCACCGGGAGATGTTCTGACGCTGCAAATCAAG TCGCCGGGAGGAACTGACTGGGAGGAGGAGCCGGTCAAGGACGCCGTGGCGAAGGTCGTCGCCGACGCGCTGACGACGACGCCGCGACCGCcacccgcggcggcggcggcggccaccaCCGTCTCCAGCTGCTTCGGCGAGGCTTCTCAACTCACCACCAGCAGCTAA